A genome region from Nitrospira sp. includes the following:
- the thiS gene encoding sulfur carrier protein ThiS — MTIQVNGESRGVGDGQTVAALLHELEIRADRVAVELNLEILDRKEYETRGLREGDRVEILSFIGGGAR; from the coding sequence GTGACCATTCAGGTGAACGGCGAGTCTCGTGGAGTCGGCGACGGACAGACGGTCGCCGCGTTGTTGCATGAGTTGGAAATCCGGGCCGATCGTGTCGCCGTTGAGTTGAATTTGGAGATTCTGGATCGCAAGGAGTATGAGACCCGTGGACTCCGCGAAGGGGATCGGGTCGAGATATTGAGCTTTATTGGCGGCGGAGCGAGGTAA
- the prcB gene encoding proteasome subunit beta, which translates to MKQSSFLPHHEGSSFFDFLTQHHPELKPGLNDIVLQRATLPVDLGRPGAIPVPHGTTVLALKYRDGAIIAGDRRATEGFQIADRRIEKVFRIDDYSAMAIAGAAGPCIEMAKLFQTELEHYEKLEGVQLSCEGKANKLGQMVKANLPMVFQGLVVMPLYVGYDLKRQEGRIFKYDITGGRYEESDHHSIGSGGKDARNTMREHYRPGLPEEEALRVGLLALYNAADEDVGTGGPDLVRGIYPTAKIVSHVGITDVPEDRVRAMYETMIAERRRS; encoded by the coding sequence ATGAAACAGTCCTCCTTTCTGCCACATCACGAAGGATCCAGCTTCTTTGATTTCCTTACCCAGCATCACCCTGAGTTGAAGCCTGGTTTGAACGACATCGTGCTCCAGCGAGCGACGCTTCCCGTCGACCTCGGTCGGCCCGGAGCAATCCCGGTGCCGCATGGAACGACGGTCCTGGCGTTGAAATATCGGGATGGGGCGATTATCGCCGGTGATCGACGCGCGACCGAAGGATTCCAGATCGCGGACCGGCGAATTGAGAAAGTCTTTCGCATCGACGACTATTCCGCCATGGCGATCGCAGGGGCTGCGGGGCCGTGTATTGAGATGGCGAAGCTGTTTCAAACGGAGCTTGAACATTACGAGAAGCTTGAAGGTGTGCAACTGTCTTGTGAGGGGAAAGCCAACAAGCTGGGGCAAATGGTGAAGGCCAACCTGCCGATGGTCTTTCAGGGCTTGGTCGTCATGCCGTTGTACGTCGGATATGACCTGAAGCGTCAGGAAGGCCGCATTTTTAAATACGACATCACGGGTGGTCGCTACGAAGAGTCCGATCACCATTCCATTGGCTCCGGCGGCAAAGACGCGCGGAATACCATGCGTGAACATTACCGTCCGGGGCTCCCGGAAGAAGAGGCCCTTCGCGTTGGATTGCTGGCGCTCTACAACGCGGCGGATGAAGATGTAGGGACCGGTGGTCCTGATTTGGTCCGTGGTATCTATCCGACGGCGAAGATCGTCAGTCACGTCGGCATCACGGATGTTCCCGAAGACCGGGTGCGTGCGATGTATGAAACCATGATCGCAGAGCGAAGGAGATCTTAG
- the dop gene encoding depupylase/deamidase Dop: MSDNPTHSPSRVIGTETEFGIASRDPNAADPVANSIHLIGYYPNLPAPHAVWDYENENPLLDARGFEVDGERERPGPDYNRQLNKVLANGGRLYVDGAHPEYSTPECLNARDVVAFERVGERIVAQALEGITKARGRDQFVLYKNNSDGKGNSYGYHENYLVSRAVPFERITQVLTPFLVTRPIYAGSGKVGAENQTSPVDYQISQRADFFETLVDLNTMVRRPIINTRDEPHSDSTKYRRLHVIVGDANMAEVSTYLKVGTLSIVLALLEAGAELPRISLADPVNAIKQVSRDVQMKESLTLTDGSASTAIAVQRAYLKAAQSYYACHELDQVTKDVLVRWEDVLDRLERDPRSLVRELDWVAKRYLIESYMERKSCGWDDPRVRLMDLQYHDVRPDKGLYYTLERNHRIERVVLDHEIVRAEFNPPVGTRAYFRGQCVKKYPNVVYGASWTSVLFDIGQNKIKKIPLMDPLRGTEALTGELLAQAETAAALLAKLST; the protein is encoded by the coding sequence ATGAGCGACAATCCTACGCACAGTCCGTCCCGTGTCATTGGCACGGAGACCGAATTCGGTATCGCCAGTCGTGACCCGAATGCGGCCGACCCGGTGGCCAACTCCATTCACCTCATCGGATACTACCCGAATCTGCCGGCGCCGCATGCGGTGTGGGACTACGAGAATGAAAATCCGCTGCTGGATGCGCGCGGGTTTGAGGTCGATGGCGAGCGGGAACGGCCGGGCCCCGATTACAATCGCCAGCTGAATAAGGTCTTAGCCAACGGTGGCCGCCTCTATGTCGATGGCGCGCATCCTGAATATTCTACGCCGGAATGTCTGAACGCCAGGGACGTGGTGGCGTTCGAGCGGGTCGGCGAACGCATCGTCGCGCAGGCTCTGGAGGGCATTACCAAGGCGCGTGGCCGTGATCAGTTCGTGTTGTATAAGAATAATTCAGACGGCAAGGGCAACAGCTACGGGTACCACGAGAATTATCTCGTGTCGCGGGCGGTGCCGTTTGAACGCATCACCCAGGTCCTCACGCCGTTTTTGGTCACCCGGCCGATCTATGCCGGGTCCGGTAAGGTCGGGGCGGAGAACCAGACCAGTCCCGTCGACTATCAGATTTCGCAGCGGGCTGACTTTTTTGAAACGCTTGTCGATCTCAACACGATGGTTCGGCGGCCGATCATCAATACGCGGGACGAACCGCACTCCGATTCGACGAAATACCGCCGGTTACACGTCATTGTCGGAGATGCCAATATGGCCGAGGTATCGACCTATCTCAAGGTCGGGACGCTCTCGATTGTGTTGGCATTGCTCGAAGCCGGCGCCGAACTTCCCCGAATCAGCCTAGCCGATCCCGTGAATGCCATCAAACAGGTCTCCCGAGACGTGCAGATGAAGGAGAGCCTCACGTTGACCGATGGGAGCGCATCGACGGCGATTGCCGTGCAGCGAGCCTACCTCAAGGCCGCTCAGAGCTACTATGCCTGCCACGAACTGGACCAAGTGACGAAGGACGTGCTGGTGCGGTGGGAAGATGTGCTTGACCGCCTGGAACGAGACCCCCGGTCATTGGTGCGGGAACTGGACTGGGTCGCGAAGCGGTATTTGATCGAGTCCTATATGGAGCGCAAATCTTGCGGGTGGGACGATCCGCGCGTCCGCCTGATGGATCTCCAATATCACGATGTTCGTCCTGACAAAGGGCTGTATTACACCCTGGAACGGAATCATCGCATTGAGCGGGTGGTATTGGACCATGAGATTGTGCGGGCGGAATTTAATCCGCCGGTTGGGACCAGAGCCTATTTTAGGGGCCAGTGCGTGAAGAAGTACCCGAACGTCGTCTACGGGGCGAGTTGGACGTCCGTGCTGTTCGATATCGGGCAGAACAAGATCAAGAAAATTCCCTTGATGGATCCCTTGCGGGGAACCGAGGCCCTGACCGGGGAACTCTTGGCTCAAGCGGAGACGGCGGCTGCCCTGCTCGCAAAACTTTCAACCTGA
- the prcA gene encoding proteasome subunit alpha produces MPLPYYVSPEQMMQDKAEYAKKGIAKGRSIIALEYVDGILLAADNPSSSLHKVSEVYDRIAFAGAGKYSEFEHLRKAGIRHADLTGYMYSREDVSARTLSNAYSQSLGTAFSTDVKPLEVEILVVQVGGQGQANEIFRISFDGSIVDEKNLAVIGGRSEAVQQYLREHATSQPPTLKDGLRRCLAALEQVASQKIPSENLEVAVLDRNRQGRKFKRLSSTDISQLFS; encoded by the coding sequence ATGCCGCTGCCCTACTACGTCTCGCCTGAACAGATGATGCAGGACAAGGCGGAGTATGCCAAAAAAGGCATCGCCAAAGGCCGTTCCATCATTGCCCTGGAATATGTGGACGGCATTTTGCTCGCCGCGGACAATCCCAGCTCGTCATTGCATAAAGTTTCCGAGGTCTACGACCGGATTGCGTTTGCCGGAGCCGGCAAATACAGCGAGTTTGAGCATCTCCGGAAGGCCGGCATTCGCCATGCCGATCTGACCGGGTACATGTACAGCCGGGAAGATGTGAGCGCGCGGACCCTGTCCAATGCCTATTCGCAGAGTTTAGGGACGGCGTTCAGTACCGATGTCAAACCTCTGGAAGTGGAAATTCTCGTCGTGCAAGTTGGTGGACAAGGGCAGGCGAATGAGATATTTCGCATCTCCTTCGACGGGAGCATCGTGGATGAAAAAAACCTTGCGGTCATTGGCGGAAGGTCGGAGGCCGTTCAACAATACCTGCGGGAGCATGCCACATCGCAGCCACCAACGCTGAAGGACGGGCTCCGGCGTTGTCTTGCCGCCCTGGAGCAGGTCGCCAGCCAGAAGATCCCTTCCGAAAATCTCGAAGTCGCCGTGCTGGACCGAAACCGGCAGGGGCGGAAGTTCAAACGGTTGAGCAGCACCGATATTTCCCAACTCTTCTCCTAG
- the arc gene encoding proteasome ATPase, which produces MAESKGSSGRLRSFRDSVKRLTKSLSDGDGVVTHKNDEQAREVEKLRTQIQSMEEEIRRLYQSRYQLEQTTKQNEKLVATLQEAKSQIETLRAEVEKLTAPPSTYGIFSSLDTDGTGNVYVSGRKMKVSLHPSIKAKSLRKGQEVILNEALNVIEVRGFDVQGEVVRLKDVLEGNRALVTLHFDEEKVAELGEPLLSERLSVGDHLLYDPRSGCVIEKLPKSEAEELVLEEIPDVDYEHIGGLQKEIEQVRDAVELPFLYPHIFSNYKLSAPKGVLLYGPPGCGKTLIAKAVASSIAKKLGHLKDKQLRSYFLHVKGPELLNKYVGESERQVREVFKKAKERADDGHPVIVFFDEMDALFRTRGTGISSDIESTIVPQFLSEIDGVERLTNVIVIGASNRQDLIDPAVLRAGRLDVKVKVGRPDATAARDIFSKYVSTDLPFDEEDLKRHAGDARALVDSLMNMTVDAMYATTDENKFIEVTYANGEKEVLYFKDFASGALIEGIVSRAKKFAVKRAIAQEGTGLRAEDLIRAIREEFKEHEDLPNTTNPDDWAKVAGKKGEKIVHLRTISGGPAEARQIETVNTGHYL; this is translated from the coding sequence ATGGCCGAATCAAAAGGGAGTTCAGGCCGACTCCGGTCCTTCCGTGATTCCGTCAAGCGCCTGACCAAGTCACTTTCTGACGGAGATGGAGTCGTGACACACAAGAACGACGAACAGGCTCGCGAGGTTGAGAAACTTCGCACCCAAATCCAGTCCATGGAGGAGGAGATTCGGCGGCTCTACCAGTCACGCTACCAGCTCGAGCAAACGACGAAGCAGAACGAGAAGCTCGTCGCCACCCTCCAAGAAGCCAAGTCTCAAATCGAAACGTTGCGGGCCGAAGTGGAGAAGCTGACCGCTCCGCCCTCGACTTACGGGATTTTCTCCAGCCTCGATACCGATGGCACCGGGAATGTCTACGTATCCGGCCGTAAGATGAAGGTGAGTCTTCATCCCTCCATCAAAGCGAAATCTCTTCGCAAAGGGCAGGAGGTCATCCTCAACGAAGCGCTCAATGTCATCGAGGTGCGTGGATTCGATGTGCAGGGCGAAGTCGTCCGTTTGAAGGATGTGCTGGAGGGGAATCGGGCGCTGGTGACGCTGCACTTCGATGAAGAAAAAGTTGCGGAGCTTGGCGAGCCATTGCTGAGTGAGCGCCTCAGCGTCGGCGATCATCTCTTGTACGATCCACGGTCCGGCTGCGTCATCGAAAAGTTACCGAAATCGGAAGCCGAGGAACTGGTGCTCGAAGAAATCCCCGATGTGGACTACGAACATATCGGCGGACTCCAGAAGGAAATCGAGCAGGTGCGCGATGCCGTGGAGTTGCCCTTCCTGTATCCCCATATCTTTTCGAACTACAAACTCAGCGCTCCGAAGGGCGTATTGCTCTACGGTCCGCCGGGATGCGGCAAGACGTTGATCGCCAAGGCTGTGGCCAGTTCGATCGCCAAAAAGCTCGGGCATCTCAAGGATAAACAACTCCGCAGCTACTTCCTCCATGTGAAGGGGCCTGAACTACTGAACAAGTATGTCGGCGAGTCGGAGCGGCAGGTGCGTGAGGTGTTCAAGAAGGCCAAAGAACGCGCCGACGACGGTCATCCTGTGATTGTGTTTTTCGACGAGATGGACGCGCTCTTTCGTACGCGTGGCACCGGGATCTCGTCGGACATTGAATCGACCATCGTGCCGCAGTTCCTCTCGGAAATCGACGGGGTGGAGCGTCTGACCAATGTCATCGTTATCGGCGCAAGCAATCGGCAGGATTTGATCGATCCGGCCGTGCTTCGCGCGGGTCGTCTCGATGTGAAGGTGAAGGTCGGGCGCCCGGATGCCACCGCCGCCCGGGACATTTTCTCCAAATATGTCTCGACCGATCTGCCGTTTGACGAGGAGGATCTGAAGCGGCATGCCGGGGATGCCCGTGCACTGGTGGACTCCCTGATGAATATGACCGTCGATGCCATGTATGCGACGACGGACGAAAACAAGTTCATTGAAGTGACCTATGCGAACGGCGAGAAGGAAGTGCTGTATTTCAAGGATTTCGCCAGCGGCGCGCTGATCGAAGGAATCGTGTCGCGTGCGAAAAAATTCGCCGTGAAGCGGGCGATTGCGCAAGAAGGAACCGGCCTGCGGGCCGAGGATTTGATTCGAGCGATCCGTGAAGAGTTCAAGGAGCACGAAGACTTGCCCAACACCACGAATCCGGATGATTGGGCCAAGGTCGCCGGCAAAAAAGGCGAGAAGATTGTCCACCTCCGGACGATCAGCGGCGGGCCGGCTGAGGCGCGCCAGATCGAAACGGTCAACACCGGTCACTACCTGTAG
- a CDS encoding histidinol-phosphatase yields the protein MSMKTAGHRTMDDHPHQLAEIFRAMANLLAGQRANPYRVRAYRKAADSILAVTGDLADLAARHQLQDIPGIGRDLAVKIEEFLATGTIRAYEELKIPLPEEVAGWATLPGLSDALVSYLYFRLNIRTLDDLESLVASHLLRTQPGFSGSEDTLLAAIRERIGTVPATPPDAAP from the coding sequence ATGTCGATGAAGACCGCTGGGCACAGGACTATGGACGACCATCCCCATCAACTGGCAGAGATCTTTCGCGCGATGGCCAACCTATTGGCAGGCCAACGCGCCAATCCCTATCGTGTCCGCGCGTATCGGAAAGCGGCTGACTCAATCCTGGCGGTGACGGGAGACCTGGCTGATCTGGCCGCGCGGCATCAACTTCAGGATATCCCTGGAATCGGGCGGGACTTGGCCGTGAAGATTGAAGAGTTTCTGGCAACAGGGACGATTCGTGCGTATGAAGAACTGAAGATCCCATTGCCGGAGGAAGTGGCCGGCTGGGCTACACTGCCGGGCCTCTCCGATGCGCTGGTGAGTTACTTATATTTCCGGCTGAACATCCGCACACTAGACGATTTAGAAAGCCTGGTTGCATCTCATTTACTGAGAACACAACCAGGCTTTTCGGGGTCGGAGGATACGCTGCTCGCTGCCATTCGCGAACGGATCGGAACCGTGCCGGCTACGCCGCCGGACGCAGCTCCCTAA
- a CDS encoding thiazole synthase: MNDRLVIAGREFKSRLWVGTGKYKDFVETKKAIEASGADVVTVAVRRVNITDRSKENLLDYLDPKKYIILPNTAGCYTVEDAVRYARLARAAGVSDLVKLEVLGDEKTLFPDTAGLIEAAKILIKEGFIVLPYTNDDPIVAKKLVDIGCPAVMPLAAPIGSGLGIRNPYNLKIIMETVKVPIIVDAGVGTASDAALAMEYGADAVLMNTAIAGAQDPIAMAEAMKYGVWAGRLAYKAGRIPRKLYATASSPIEGML, translated from the coding sequence ATGAACGATCGCTTAGTGATTGCCGGCCGGGAATTTAAGTCTCGCCTCTGGGTGGGGACCGGTAAGTATAAAGATTTTGTCGAGACCAAGAAGGCGATCGAGGCGTCCGGTGCGGACGTGGTGACGGTCGCAGTCCGTCGCGTGAACATTACGGATCGGTCCAAGGAAAATCTTCTGGACTATCTCGATCCGAAGAAATACATCATCCTGCCGAACACCGCGGGCTGTTACACGGTGGAAGATGCCGTCCGGTATGCCCGGCTGGCTCGCGCGGCCGGCGTCTCCGATCTGGTCAAGTTGGAAGTCCTCGGCGATGAGAAAACGTTGTTCCCGGATACGGCCGGATTGATCGAAGCCGCCAAGATCCTCATTAAAGAGGGGTTCATTGTCCTGCCCTATACGAACGATGACCCGATCGTGGCCAAGAAGCTGGTGGATATCGGCTGTCCCGCGGTGATGCCGTTGGCTGCTCCGATCGGCTCGGGGCTCGGGATCCGTAATCCATACAATCTCAAGATCATCATGGAAACGGTCAAGGTCCCCATCATCGTGGACGCCGGTGTCGGAACAGCATCCGATGCCGCGCTGGCAATGGAGTATGGCGCAGATGCCGTGCTCATGAATACCGCCATTGCCGGGGCACAGGATCCCATCGCGATGGCCGAGGCGATGAAGTATGGTGTGTGGGCCGGCCGCCTGGCCTACAAAGCCGGCCGTATTCCACGCAAGCTCTATGCTACGGCCAGCAGTCCGATCGAAGGGATGCTCTAA
- the thiE gene encoding thiamine phosphate synthase, with amino-acid sequence MPSVDFRLYVVTDRHQTAGRPLASVVGRAASAGLRAVQLRERDLPIRELLSLALELQCALPDIQLFINDRLDLAVALGCRGVHLRESSLPAPVVRTLLPPSQLLGLSVHSIQGAVEAERHGADFVVLGPIYDTPSKREYGAPLGLQVLEQAACTVNIPIFAIGGMTAARTREVRQAGAFGVAVLSSILSASNIETATEKFLAAIERES; translated from the coding sequence ATGCCCTCCGTTGATTTCCGTCTGTATGTAGTGACTGATCGTCATCAGACCGCCGGACGTCCGCTCGCGTCGGTTGTTGGGCGGGCGGCGAGTGCCGGTCTGCGTGCGGTGCAGCTACGGGAGCGTGATCTTCCGATCCGAGAGCTGCTGTCGTTGGCGCTTGAGCTGCAGTGCGCGTTGCCGGACATACAATTGTTCATCAATGACCGTCTAGATCTAGCGGTGGCGCTGGGGTGCCGGGGGGTACATTTGCGCGAGAGTAGTTTGCCGGCCCCGGTGGTCCGAACCCTGTTGCCGCCCTCGCAGTTGTTGGGTTTGTCCGTCCATTCCATCCAGGGGGCGGTGGAGGCAGAGCGGCACGGCGCGGACTTTGTGGTGTTGGGTCCGATTTACGACACGCCTTCGAAACGGGAATATGGGGCGCCGCTCGGTCTCCAGGTACTTGAACAGGCTGCGTGCACGGTCAACATTCCGATTTTTGCGATCGGAGGGATGACGGCCGCTCGCACACGTGAGGTGCGGCAGGCGGGCGCGTTCGGTGTGGCGGTGTTGTCCTCGATCCTGAGCGCGTCGAATATCGAAACCGCGACCGAAAAATTTCTTGCGGCGATCGAGCGTGAATCATGA
- the pafA gene encoding Pup--protein ligase, translated as MQQRIFGLENEYGLIFSPNGKIYLPMEKVLGYIFEGLIPNSWPSNAFLVNGARFYQDTGCHPEYSTPECDNILDLVIHDKAGERLLEACLPAAEERLREEGLSGEIYIFKNNTDSLGNTYGCHENYLMRRDVDFWKVTEQLIPFFVTRQIYSGAGKVLKVSGKPQYFISQRAQHIHEKTSSSTTSSRSIINTRDEPHADAEKYRRLHIIVGDSNMSEYATYLKVGTATLVLSMIEAGYAVSGMELEDPVKAIREISRDPTLNKKVKLDDGRQMTAIEIQRVYVKRAKEFLAEQAHDPVLDDVWEKWVSVLDRLEEDPMQLVREVDWVMKKHLIQSYTDKKDCGWDDPRVFLLDLQFHDVKRTRGLYYLMENRGMAVRVVEEEAVQRAMSVPPQTTRAKVRGDFIRFARAKNRSYTVDWTYLKLNGYWEETILCMDPFSAVNRRVEELLSQVSGARLYR; from the coding sequence ATGCAGCAACGTATTTTCGGTTTGGAAAACGAATACGGCCTGATTTTTTCTCCGAATGGGAAGATTTATCTCCCGATGGAGAAAGTGCTGGGTTATATCTTCGAAGGTCTGATTCCGAACAGCTGGCCGTCGAATGCCTTTCTGGTCAACGGCGCGCGCTTTTATCAGGATACCGGCTGCCATCCCGAGTACTCCACCCCGGAGTGCGACAATATCCTCGATCTCGTCATTCACGATAAGGCGGGAGAGCGATTGCTGGAGGCCTGTTTGCCGGCCGCAGAGGAGCGCCTGCGGGAAGAGGGGCTGTCCGGCGAAATCTACATTTTCAAGAACAACACCGATTCGCTCGGCAATACCTACGGTTGTCATGAAAATTATCTGATGCGCCGGGATGTAGATTTCTGGAAAGTCACCGAGCAGCTCATTCCGTTTTTCGTCACCCGGCAGATCTATTCCGGTGCCGGTAAGGTCCTGAAAGTCTCGGGTAAACCGCAGTACTTCATCTCGCAACGCGCCCAGCATATTCATGAAAAAACCTCCTCTTCGACGACCTCGTCCCGGAGCATCATCAACACCCGCGATGAGCCTCACGCCGACGCGGAGAAGTATCGGCGACTGCACATCATCGTGGGCGACTCCAACATGTCGGAGTATGCGACGTATTTGAAAGTCGGTACCGCCACGTTGGTGCTCTCGATGATCGAAGCCGGGTATGCCGTCAGCGGGATGGAACTTGAAGATCCCGTGAAAGCCATCCGTGAAATTTCCCGCGACCCGACCCTCAATAAGAAGGTGAAGCTGGACGACGGCAGGCAGATGACCGCCATCGAGATTCAGCGTGTCTACGTCAAGCGTGCGAAAGAGTTTTTGGCGGAGCAGGCACATGACCCGGTGCTGGACGATGTGTGGGAGAAGTGGGTGTCGGTGTTGGATCGTCTGGAAGAGGATCCCATGCAACTCGTGCGCGAGGTCGATTGGGTGATGAAAAAGCATCTCATCCAATCGTATACGGATAAGAAAGATTGCGGGTGGGATGACCCTCGGGTCTTTTTGTTGGATTTGCAATTTCATGACGTGAAACGAACGCGAGGGCTGTATTATTTGATGGAAAATCGGGGGATGGCCGTGCGGGTGGTGGAGGAGGAAGCGGTGCAACGGGCGATGTCCGTGCCGCCTCAGACCACGCGCGCCAAAGTGCGTGGCGACTTCATCCGGTTCGCACGGGCCAAGAATCGTTCGTACACCGTGGATTGGACGTATCTGAAGTTGAACGGGTACTGGGAAGAGACGATCCTCTGTATGGACCCATTCAGTGCGGTGAATCGGCGAGTCGAGGAATTGTTGTCGCAGGTGTCGGGCGCGCGATTGTATCGATGA